The genomic DNA ACTGTGTTGTCACTGAGCAAAGCGGAGATGGCCTCCAAATCCAAGTCTGCCGATACAACGCCGATCATCTGGTTTCCGGTGGTGATCGGCTTGACGATGCTGACGACGGTTTTTTTCGTTTTTACATCGTCATAGAGGTCTGTGTAGCTGATTCCCTGCCGGTTGATGCCGGCTTGGTAAGCGGCCTGTTGCCGTGGGTCGAGACCGGGCGGGGGCGTCCAACCGGAGGCGCTTAAAAATCGCCCATCTGCATAGGTAACGGTCAGATCCACCATGCCAGGGTGGAGTTGGCGCAGTTTTTCCAAGTTTCGGCGCTGCTCTTCCGGGGTGATGCCGCTGCTGCCGTATGACTCAGCCAACGCGGAGACAATCGATTGTTTGTCCTGCAACCAACCTTCCAACTCGTGCTTGCTGTATTCCGTTGTCTTGGATACGGTCTGTTGAATCTGATGATGCAAGGCATCCTTGGCGCCCCAGTAGGAGGAGGCGCTGATCAGACAAATCCCGATGATCACAGGCAGTACAATAGATAATAGCAACCGTGTCCGTAGCCCCATAATCACTGCTCCTCTAAAACGTTCTTCATGAATAGATGCGTTCCTCCACTGGATGTCAGGATCCCGATCAGAGACAGAACGGTTCCACCACAATATATTGACATTTTTTACTCGAAGGTTCGACAAAAGATACCTAGAACCCTGCCTAAAAAAAAGGTATTTTAATAATCTATTGTATAGAATATTTGTAGGCTTTTTCGAACAAAAACATAGTCAAAACCTATTGTGTATGGTACGCTTTCAGTAGTCTTTTACGCTCCTTGTACTAGCCTTTTATTTGCCTTTTTTCCTTGCCGAGTCAGCCCTCTACCCCCCGTGTCGAGAGCGAAAAATCAGTGACAGATAAATACATCAGCAGGGGGATGATCCGCATGATGGAAACGAAAGAGTGTAAGTGCAGCAGCGGTTGGCTTCCATTTGCGGAAGAAGAACTGCGGGCCATAGAAGAAAGCACCGTTGACGCTATTTTTTCTTGTTCGCTGGACGGAGTGATTACCCGGATTACACCCAGCGCATCCAGACGCAACGACACTTTGGAGCCTCTTTTGGGGCACTCGATCCACGAAGTCGTTCACCCGGAAGACTTGTCTGCTGTTAAGTCGTTTATCAGCAAGGTACAGCGCTTGGGCACGGTCCGGCCTGGTCCCGAATTTCGGTTGCGACAGCCCGATGGCGGATGGCGATGGTATAGCACCAACGCCGCTTTGGTTTGCGGCGTCGATGGAGAACCGCTCTACATCACTGGTGTAGCGAGGGATTTAAGTGAACAGAAAGAGACGGAAAAGCACCTAAAGCACCTGGCTACCCATGATTACCTGACCGGTATCCCCAACCGCTATCACTTTGATGGCGCCCTTTCCCGGGCGCGACGACTGGCCAAGGAAGGAACTGTCAGTTCTCTGCTGCTGATTGATGTCGATAAATTCAATCTCGTCAATGACCTGCTCGATTTTGACATGGGTGACCGTTTGCTTACCAACCTGTCGCGGCTGTTAAAGAGCCAGATCCATCGCGACGATGTGCTGGCGCGCCTGAGCGGTGATGAATTCGGCCTTCTTCTCCATGGTATCAGTGAAGCGGAAGCGGAACAGGTGGCGTTGAACCTCTGCCACATCGTCAAAGCTCGTGATCTTTGTCCTGTATTGGAAGGCTGTGACCTCCGTTTCACCGTTAGTATCGGCGTTGCCGAGATCAACGGTCACCAGGATGCCCGTCAGGTTTTAAGCCGGGCTGGCGCGGCCTTGCACCTGGCGAAAACAGCGGGGCGTAGTCAGGTCGTCGTTGCTTTTGCCAATGAGCGAATGTTTTCCCGCCTTGAAGAGACGAGTCGTTTGATACAAATCGTCCGCGGCGCTGACCGGGAGGGGCGTTTCCAACTCTTTTTTATGCCCGTCGTGCGTTGTTCCGATGGCGCGATCGAGCATTATGAGGCACTGTTGCGGTTGCGCGACGGAGCGGGAAAACTGATTTCACCGGCCACATTTATCCCTGTGGCAGAGAGTTTTGGATTGATGACCGACATTGAGCGTTGGGTTGTCACCGAAGCGATCCGGTTTTTAGAGAAGAATCCCCAGTTGCGTCTCTATGTCAATCTCTCTGGCGAAAGCCTCGGCGATAAAGAGGTCTTGAATTTTATCGAAGAGATGGTTCAGAACAAACCGGCGATCCACGGGCGGCTCGGCTTTGAAATCACGGAGACAGCGGCCATCCGGGATCTTATGTCGGCGGAACACTGGGTTCAGAAGCTGCGTGGCTTGGGCTGCCGTTTTGCCCTTGATGACTTTGGCAGCGGCTATTCCTCGATCGCCTATCTGAGCAAACTGCCGGTAGATTTTATCAAGATCGATGGTTCTTTCGTCCGTTCCATCGATCAGGACCCGGAACGCTGCGCCCTCGTCAAAGGGATCAATCAACTGGTCCATTCCCTCGGGAAGATGGCCATCGGCGAGTACGTGGAAAATGACCGCATCT from Heliomicrobium gestii includes the following:
- a CDS encoding putative bifunctional diguanylate cyclase/phosphodiesterase is translated as MMETKECKCSSGWLPFAEEELRAIEESTVDAIFSCSLDGVITRITPSASRRNDTLEPLLGHSIHEVVHPEDLSAVKSFISKVQRLGTVRPGPEFRLRQPDGGWRWYSTNAALVCGVDGEPLYITGVARDLSEQKETEKHLKHLATHDYLTGIPNRYHFDGALSRARRLAKEGTVSSLLLIDVDKFNLVNDLLDFDMGDRLLTNLSRLLKSQIHRDDVLARLSGDEFGLLLHGISEAEAEQVALNLCHIVKARDLCPVLEGCDLRFTVSIGVAEINGHQDARQVLSRAGAALHLAKTAGRSQVVVAFANERMFSRLEETSRLIQIVRGADREGRFQLFFMPVVRCSDGAIEHYEALLRLRDGAGKLISPATFIPVAESFGLMTDIERWVVTEAIRFLEKNPQLRLYVNLSGESLGDKEVLNFIEEMVQNKPAIHGRLGFEITETAAIRDLMSAEHWVQKLRGLGCRFALDDFGSGYSSIAYLSKLPVDFIKIDGSFVRSIDQDPERCALVKGINQLVHSLGKMAIGEYVENDRIWQLIREIGIEYGQGFYLGEPSPLLQDNLCESTVTKMSPSK